A genome region from Natronosalvus rutilus includes the following:
- a CDS encoding chemotaxis protein CheC → MTMMVDIRKLSFINEMAKVGTNGVADNMSKLTGEDAQMEVTKTNFIDVDDIQSQLEPGKRVGVRVRLLDPPHGHILILFPEASAKKITAIMLRDVVDDMSNVSGKMARSAVEEMGNMMASGFIDGWADVLGRAIDIAAPQLVYAPAGDIVVRTAGLGGDDLALFFDSDLSVPSYQIEAEIYAFPELEEFVEMVNGIDVHPA, encoded by the coding sequence ATGACGATGATGGTCGACATTCGGAAGCTGAGCTTTATCAACGAAATGGCGAAGGTCGGAACGAACGGCGTCGCCGACAACATGAGCAAACTAACTGGCGAAGACGCCCAGATGGAGGTCACGAAGACGAACTTCATCGACGTCGATGACATCCAGAGCCAGCTCGAGCCAGGCAAGCGCGTCGGCGTCCGGGTTCGGTTGCTCGACCCGCCCCACGGACACATCCTCATCCTCTTTCCCGAGGCGAGTGCGAAGAAGATCACCGCGATCATGCTTCGCGACGTCGTCGACGACATGTCGAACGTCTCCGGGAAGATGGCCCGAAGCGCCGTCGAGGAGATGGGCAACATGATGGCCAGCGGGTTCATCGACGGCTGGGCCGACGTGCTCGGGCGCGCGATCGACATCGCCGCCCCACAACTCGTCTACGCGCCGGCCGGCGACATCGTCGTTCGAACGGCCGGGCTCGGCGGGGACGACCTCGCGCTCTTCTTCGACTCCGATCTCTCGGTGCCGAGCTATCAGATCGAGGCGGAAATCTACGCCTTCCCGGAGCTCGAGGAGTTCGTCGAGATGGTCAACGGCATTGACGTGCACCCCGCATGA
- a CDS encoding chemotaxis protein CheC produces MKLDVNALGTFYRMAREGAGLAAGRLTKMTGVETQVGVTKLNFMRGEEIRHDFEDGTEKVGIRVRLSGGLDGHSVVVFDRNSALRIVEMLIAEADVEEFDEMSVSAATEVGQVMNSGFIDGWADVLETVIDVSTPQFIEGATAEPFFGDIDEAPGKGDMALLFQSHINAVGTELSFSHYLFPARDSMASLLERLRTSDGIEYDKLDGFDRMAEQGAEEVAKTATTLTGIETSVEIRRLNFVSLEAIPASVPNERLVGVAFEFDGTPSGYLLFLFDEESAHEIVDAMVPMETDDEEGFGEMERSAITELGNIMASGFLDGWANVLDTTIDHSPPEFIHDIGAAAVDPVIIQLGENQEFAFVFDTQVMADGREFDCDIYAIPDERDLERALNDLDVDRIEETPTTAEFGDVE; encoded by the coding sequence ATGAAACTCGACGTCAACGCTCTCGGCACGTTCTACCGGATGGCCCGAGAAGGCGCCGGGCTGGCGGCCGGTCGGCTGACGAAGATGACCGGCGTCGAGACGCAAGTCGGCGTCACGAAGCTCAACTTCATGCGCGGCGAGGAGATTCGCCACGACTTCGAGGACGGCACCGAGAAGGTCGGGATTCGCGTCAGACTCAGCGGCGGCCTCGACGGCCACTCGGTCGTCGTCTTCGATCGCAACAGCGCGCTCCGCATCGTCGAGATGCTGATCGCCGAGGCCGACGTCGAGGAGTTCGACGAGATGAGCGTGAGCGCCGCCACCGAGGTCGGGCAGGTGATGAACAGCGGGTTCATCGACGGCTGGGCCGACGTCCTCGAGACCGTGATCGACGTCTCGACGCCGCAGTTCATCGAGGGGGCGACCGCCGAGCCCTTCTTCGGCGACATCGACGAGGCTCCTGGCAAGGGTGACATGGCCCTGCTCTTCCAGAGTCACATCAACGCCGTCGGCACCGAACTCAGTTTCAGCCACTACCTGTTCCCCGCTCGCGACTCCATGGCGAGCCTGCTCGAGCGACTGCGCACCAGCGACGGGATCGAGTACGACAAGCTCGACGGCTTCGACCGGATGGCCGAGCAGGGCGCCGAGGAGGTGGCGAAGACGGCGACGACGCTCACCGGCATCGAGACGAGCGTCGAGATTCGACGCCTGAACTTCGTCTCGCTCGAGGCTATTCCCGCGTCCGTCCCGAACGAGCGCCTCGTCGGGGTTGCCTTCGAGTTCGACGGTACGCCGAGTGGGTACCTCCTGTTCCTGTTCGACGAGGAGTCCGCACACGAGATCGTCGACGCGATGGTGCCGATGGAGACCGACGACGAGGAGGGATTCGGCGAGATGGAACGAAGCGCCATCACGGAACTCGGGAACATCATGGCCAGTGGCTTCCTCGACGGCTGGGCGAACGTCCTCGACACGACGATCGATCACTCGCCGCCGGAGTTCATCCACGACATCGGCGCCGCCGCCGTCGACCCTGTCATCATCCAGCTGGGCGAGAACCAGGAGTTCGCGTTCGTCTTCGATACCCAGGTGATGGCCGACGGGCGCGAGTTCGACTGTGACATCTACGCCATCCCCGACGAGCGAGACCTGGAACGTGCACTGAACGACCTCGACGTCGACCGCATCGAGGAGACGCCGACGACGGCCGAATTCGGAGACGTAGAATGA
- the cheB gene encoding chemotaxis-specific protein-glutamate methyltransferase CheB: MTGVLVVDDSQFMRTVVGNALDNAGYDVRTADTGEAAIEAVASDDAIDVITMDVEMPGMGGIEAVERIMTHDPTPILVLSAHTEAGADATLEALDCGALDVLQKPDGTGTQNLGHLTDAVVAKVDELSAAPVSALALARATAAVTATERRQVNATQSASGVRASAGTGTGTTEVLESGNAGTLTARGPSTPPTMDAPAPVDGTSLDHPTVVIGASTGGPKIIEQLLAHLPADLEAKVLIVQHMPADFTRRLATRLDAICAYDVFEASDGDRIDAGDVAIARGGQHLRVVNNVNGSLRVRLDDGERVHGVRPAIDVTMETAAQRVVDPLCGVVLTGMGRDGAAGIEAIADAGGHTIAQDEATSPVFGIPQQAIRTGRVDEVVPASALVDRIVGAFVTDGETDE, translated from the coding sequence ATGACGGGCGTACTCGTTGTCGACGACTCGCAGTTCATGCGAACAGTCGTCGGTAACGCGCTCGACAACGCCGGGTACGACGTACGGACCGCCGACACTGGCGAGGCGGCCATCGAAGCCGTCGCGTCGGACGATGCAATCGACGTGATCACGATGGACGTCGAAATGCCGGGCATGGGCGGCATCGAAGCCGTCGAGCGCATCATGACGCACGATCCCACGCCGATTCTCGTGCTCAGTGCACACACAGAGGCCGGGGCAGATGCGACCCTCGAAGCACTCGATTGCGGAGCGCTCGACGTCCTCCAGAAACCCGACGGTACGGGGACGCAGAACCTCGGTCACCTCACGGATGCCGTCGTCGCGAAGGTCGACGAGCTCTCGGCGGCCCCGGTGTCGGCGCTGGCGCTCGCGCGCGCGACGGCCGCGGTCACGGCGACCGAACGCCGGCAGGTGAACGCGACGCAGTCGGCGAGCGGCGTTCGCGCCAGTGCCGGGACCGGGACCGGGACCACCGAGGTCCTCGAATCTGGAAACGCGGGCACGCTAACTGCTCGTGGTCCGTCTACCCCGCCGACGATGGACGCGCCGGCCCCTGTCGACGGCACGTCCCTCGACCACCCGACCGTCGTGATCGGTGCGTCGACCGGCGGACCAAAGATCATCGAGCAACTGCTAGCGCACCTGCCGGCCGACCTCGAGGCAAAGGTGCTGATCGTCCAGCACATGCCGGCGGATTTCACCCGGCGACTCGCCACTCGGTTAGATGCGATCTGTGCCTACGACGTGTTCGAGGCGAGCGACGGCGACCGGATCGACGCCGGCGACGTCGCCATCGCCAGAGGCGGCCAGCATCTCCGGGTCGTGAACAACGTCAACGGATCGCTCCGCGTTCGCCTCGACGACGGCGAGCGCGTTCACGGGGTCCGCCCGGCGATCGACGTAACGATGGAGACCGCCGCACAGCGCGTGGTCGACCCGCTCTGTGGCGTCGTCCTGACCGGAATGGGCCGGGACGGTGCCGCGGGCATCGAGGCCATCGCCGACGCCGGCGGCCACACGATCGCCCAGGACGAGGCGACGAGCCCCGTCTTCGGTATCCCCCAGCAGGCGATACGGACGGGTCGCGTCGACGAGGTCGTTCCCGCGTCGGCGCTCGTCGATCGGATCGTCGGCGCATTCGTCACGGACGGTGAGACCGATGAGTGA
- a CDS encoding methyl-accepting chemotaxis protein, with protein sequence MQNDSAELAQQEARNVDKWNQLNIQEHQSLESSVGTGEQVRLVAARNSISGGHSVHYVNLNDNVTNSTVDALHGKAPAEIAQEHKTEDGGIAWAAELGRIEPNYESNRDTLQSGGQVFGEPVSNFDTNVAVVPHVSTDGTPVLSYVSSVDGKNEFLVVSLEMSAYAEEMIHTENEGRISFIVRETGDGAQVVMDPSENAYFEDYSTKDINFSAVGTEGEHFSTEEPNDALASAVGGDYGNEPYIGATARVTEGSPFLVVVHTPESEAFGFVQDVQQYGIYASIGGILFVMLIGGVIGRNTSRSIDRLTTKAERMEEGDLDVEFETQRVDSIGRLYAGFANMRDSLKNQIQNAQNAREEAEQARAETEAINRHLEAKADEYRAVMQETAEGDLTARMDADTDNEAMEDIALEFNAMVAELEETTAGVKAFATDVATASEQVTASSEEVRSASEQVTESVQEISDGAERQNQSLQSVNHEMNGLSTTIEQIAASSNQVADIAERTAQTGKRGRDAAQDAIEGMAEIESESQSAVEEIERLEAEMEQIDELIEFITEVAEQTNMLALNANIEAARSGDSGEGFSVVAGEVKELAEETKTAAEDIEERLEAIQNQTEQTATEVQLTSDRVAEHTDSVQRAATALDEIADYAGETNVGVQEISAASEEQAASTQEVVSMVDEAATISEETTAESENVAAAAEEQTTALTEVSRSASDLANQAAQLSEALDRFDTEIGPGQVVDAETAVPVAGTDDPTPLPETGSEPSLEDESTSEPVDDASESLEDQRVDADETDDVERADDTASGEGQGDDDPSDVFTFGGEN encoded by the coding sequence GTGCAGAACGATTCCGCAGAGTTGGCACAGCAAGAGGCTCGGAACGTCGACAAGTGGAATCAACTGAACATACAGGAACACCAGTCACTGGAGTCCTCGGTGGGAACGGGCGAACAGGTACGGCTGGTCGCCGCCCGGAATTCCATCTCAGGCGGCCATAGCGTCCACTACGTCAACCTAAACGACAACGTGACGAACAGTACGGTTGATGCGCTTCACGGAAAGGCACCGGCAGAGATTGCCCAGGAGCACAAGACCGAGGACGGTGGGATTGCCTGGGCAGCAGAGCTGGGCAGAATCGAACCCAACTACGAGAGCAACCGCGATACGCTGCAATCAGGCGGACAGGTATTCGGAGAGCCGGTTTCGAACTTCGACACCAACGTCGCGGTCGTGCCACACGTTTCGACCGACGGGACGCCGGTGTTGAGCTACGTTTCGAGCGTTGACGGGAAAAACGAGTTCCTGGTAGTGTCGCTCGAGATGAGCGCGTACGCAGAGGAGATGATCCACACCGAAAACGAGGGTCGAATCTCGTTCATCGTCAGGGAGACTGGCGACGGCGCCCAGGTCGTCATGGACCCGAGCGAAAACGCCTACTTCGAGGACTACTCGACGAAAGATATCAACTTCAGTGCAGTCGGAACCGAGGGCGAGCACTTCTCGACCGAGGAGCCAAACGACGCACTGGCGTCCGCCGTTGGCGGCGATTACGGAAACGAACCGTACATCGGCGCGACGGCTCGTGTCACTGAGGGCAGTCCGTTCCTCGTCGTCGTCCACACGCCCGAATCCGAGGCGTTCGGCTTCGTGCAGGACGTTCAGCAGTACGGTATCTACGCCTCCATCGGTGGCATCCTGTTCGTGATGCTCATCGGCGGCGTCATCGGGCGCAACACCTCGCGCTCGATCGACCGACTCACGACGAAAGCCGAGCGGATGGAAGAAGGCGACCTCGACGTCGAGTTCGAGACCCAGCGCGTCGACAGCATCGGTCGGCTCTACGCCGGATTCGCCAACATGCGCGACTCGCTGAAAAACCAGATCCAGAACGCTCAGAATGCCCGCGAGGAAGCCGAACAGGCCCGCGCGGAGACCGAGGCGATCAACCGCCACCTCGAGGCGAAAGCCGACGAGTACCGCGCGGTCATGCAAGAGACCGCCGAAGGTGACCTCACTGCCCGGATGGACGCCGACACAGACAACGAGGCGATGGAAGACATCGCCCTCGAGTTCAACGCGATGGTCGCCGAACTCGAAGAGACCACCGCCGGCGTCAAAGCCTTCGCGACGGACGTCGCGACCGCCAGCGAGCAGGTCACCGCCTCGAGCGAGGAAGTTCGCTCCGCCAGCGAACAGGTCACCGAATCCGTCCAGGAGATTTCCGACGGCGCCGAGCGCCAGAACCAGAGCCTCCAGTCGGTCAACCACGAGATGAACGGCCTCTCGACGACGATCGAACAGATCGCGGCCTCCTCGAACCAGGTGGCCGACATCGCCGAACGTACCGCCCAGACGGGCAAACGTGGGCGCGATGCCGCCCAGGACGCTATCGAGGGGATGGCCGAGATCGAATCTGAGTCCCAGTCCGCAGTCGAGGAGATCGAACGACTCGAGGCGGAGATGGAACAGATCGACGAACTCATCGAGTTCATCACCGAGGTCGCCGAGCAGACCAACATGCTGGCGCTGAACGCCAACATCGAGGCCGCTCGCTCGGGCGACTCCGGCGAGGGATTCTCCGTGGTCGCTGGCGAGGTCAAAGAACTGGCCGAGGAGACGAAGACCGCGGCCGAAGACATCGAGGAGCGACTCGAGGCGATCCAGAACCAGACCGAGCAGACGGCGACCGAGGTGCAGTTGACCAGCGACCGGGTGGCCGAACACACCGACTCGGTACAGCGGGCGGCCACTGCGCTGGACGAGATCGCCGACTACGCCGGCGAGACCAACGTGGGCGTCCAAGAGATTTCGGCGGCGAGTGAAGAACAGGCGGCGTCGACCCAGGAAGTTGTCTCGATGGTCGACGAGGCGGCGACCATCTCCGAGGAGACAACCGCCGAGAGCGAGAACGTCGCTGCTGCGGCCGAAGAGCAGACCACGGCCCTGACCGAGGTCTCTCGCAGCGCGAGCGACCTTGCGAACCAGGCGGCACAGCTCTCGGAGGCGCTCGACCGGTTCGACACCGAGATTGGACCGGGCCAGGTGGTCGACGCCGAGACGGCGGTCCCTGTCGCGGGGACTGACGACCCGACACCGCTTCCCGAGACCGGATCGGAACCATCGCTCGAGGACGAATCGACATCTGAACCGGTCGACGATGCGTCCGAGTCCCTCGAAGACCAGCGAGTCGACGCCGACGAAACTGACGACGTCGAACGAGCGGACGACACTGCGTCGGGCGAGGGCCAGGGCGATGACGACCCGTCGGACGTCTTCACCTTTGGCGGGGAGAACTAG
- a CDS encoding chemotaxis protein CheD: protein MKTYGTEPGVPEPVQVGISELVVSEGEDTLKSYGLGSCLAVALYDPDSDIGGLAHVMLPDGDTADNSDVKPGKYADTAIRALLRRMVERGASYTSVEAKIAGGSDMFQFESFGDGVGQRNVYAAKIELEKLGVPLIAEDVGGKHGRTVEFTPGTGALIVRTANGEHGVTEL from the coding sequence ATGAAGACGTACGGAACCGAACCGGGGGTCCCCGAACCGGTGCAGGTCGGTATCTCTGAACTCGTCGTCAGCGAGGGCGAGGACACGCTGAAATCCTACGGACTGGGTTCGTGTCTCGCCGTCGCGCTGTACGATCCGGACTCCGACATCGGCGGTCTCGCGCACGTTATGCTCCCGGACGGTGACACCGCCGACAATAGCGACGTCAAGCCCGGTAAGTACGCTGACACGGCCATCCGAGCCCTCCTGCGGCGGATGGTCGAACGCGGTGCCAGCTACACCTCCGTCGAGGCCAAGATCGCCGGCGGGAGCGACATGTTCCAGTTCGAGAGCTTCGGCGACGGCGTCGGCCAGCGAAACGTCTACGCCGCGAAGATCGAACTCGAGAAACTCGGCGTCCCCTTGATCGCCGAAGATGTCGGCGGAAAACACGGTCGGACGGTTGAATTCACTCCCGGAACCGGTGCACTTATCGTTCGGACGGCCAACGGTGAGCACGGAGTGACCGAGTTGTGA
- a CDS encoding CheR family methyltransferase, whose translation MSTDPAFERLLEYVEAELAFATSHYNTSYLDRRVSSRMRRTGSDSYEEYFELLRSEADEQRALLDSLSINVTGFFRNPDVWEGIRDVLRTLTERHESVHIWSAACADGREPYSLSMLAHDDDQIDESSIHILATDISEPALETARERTYTESRTVDLGDQLEFLNDYHRYVDHDPSNETYRVRESVARPITFDRHDLINGEAKSGFDLVICRNLFIYIDNAYKQSMLETIARSLRADGYLVIGKAETIPPTLKSAFAITDGRLRIYQREGPVGISMNSESTN comes from the coding sequence GTGAGCACCGACCCGGCGTTCGAACGCCTCCTCGAGTACGTCGAGGCGGAGCTGGCTTTCGCGACGAGCCACTACAACACGAGTTACCTCGACCGGCGGGTCTCCTCGCGGATGCGCCGAACCGGCAGTGACAGCTACGAGGAGTACTTCGAATTGCTGCGGTCGGAGGCGGACGAGCAACGGGCGCTGCTCGACTCGCTGAGCATCAATGTCACCGGCTTCTTTCGTAACCCTGACGTCTGGGAGGGGATCCGCGACGTGCTCCGGACGCTGACCGAGCGCCACGAGAGCGTCCACATCTGGAGCGCCGCGTGTGCCGACGGCCGCGAACCGTACTCGCTGTCGATGCTCGCCCACGACGACGACCAGATCGACGAATCGTCGATCCACATCCTTGCGACCGACATCAGCGAGCCGGCCCTCGAGACCGCGCGCGAACGGACGTACACCGAATCCAGGACGGTCGACCTTGGCGACCAGCTCGAGTTTTTGAACGACTACCATCGGTACGTCGACCACGACCCGTCGAACGAGACCTACCGGGTGCGCGAGTCCGTCGCCCGGCCGATCACGTTCGATCGACACGACCTCATCAACGGCGAGGCGAAGTCAGGATTCGACCTCGTAATCTGCCGGAATCTGTTTATCTACATCGACAACGCGTACAAGCAGTCGATGCTCGAGACCATCGCCCGATCGCTTCGGGCCGACGGCTACCTCGTCATCGGCAAGGCAGAGACGATCCCGCCGACGCTCAAGTCCGCGTTCGCGATTACCGACGGCAGACTTCGGATCTACCAGCGAGAGGGCCCGGTGGGGATCTCGATGAACTCCGAGTCGACCAACTGA
- a CDS encoding chemotaxis protein CheA, with amino-acid sequence MSEYWTDFAQESDEQITELNNSLLTLERDPDDDDAMEAIFRTAHTLKGNCGAMGLARASDLAHAIEEVLDAVRRDDLEITPEVMDAIFDGVDELEAMLEEAPPNGEIDRDPAAEIETLRSFLDGSTTRTSEDVSTPTDAEIDDILARFDPPQDADHDAFLVRLAITDDPRVNNGQLVVEALVDAFDLVGTAPSREAIENGEYGTAFDAVFGSAVGKDAISAALEPVVAVDAFEIVEVTDRLVSSSDTPGLGANAVDAVDESLTADDVEGLSSTDAQNLSVDELLEEFDEFDDLDAMVEEVEGEDLDAFDEMGDAGSFDDLLGESASADAPPEGDADDSEAESGPTDRAIAAESADAESASGGGVDDREEVADADDADDADDASAVFAELKNEVEMVGFDELQDELEELEFDEFDSDDEVDMDELLGDDVDVDDNSFLEVEDEFGAEFDEEFDDVDLGSDAEETSDEGVERTDADSEVAAAKSSDLDDAPVELSSDVGVESDAEAQSDEETETGTETGSTPAGADDSIVPTDDDFEAFAFDDADLDLDADDSAAEQPVEASDTDSLEPRATDAEGADELEEADVAALDGVDFGETDDGTDDSESSFGDDSAVDDSGTDRDVEGVALEDEDLDLEDEEMSLEDDALGLEDEDLDLENDLGLESIDRDEVEDDFAVDFGFDPVDDSALEDEQDVSLDDSALEADVDVDEDHDHDLDGDLETPDDTAFVGDQPAPTAFDVDADADDAYAFEDDGGLEASAMDADDLEDFDDFDTLDDLGDADDLGDPDDLDVEAVDSAPGDGIAAGADASSTAAFGAAENRDGGDATAAESNRVYEDVPTMPIPDVGVPETDEEADSESNAEQAQSIRVDIDQVDTLLNLVEGLVTARVRLRHTIEQDDDPKTLRRELDDLDDITAELQDTVMDVRLVPLETVANRLPRTVRDIARDQDKAVTFETEGESVELDRSILDRIGDPLIHLVRNAVDHGIEAPSVREEVGKPREGTVRLTAERARDRVQIRIHDDGRGLDAEELREAAVDADVLAADEAADLDDDEVYDLVFHPGLSTATEVTDVSGRGVGMDVVKRTIEDLDGTVSVDSDPGEGTTITMELPVTVAIADVLFFEIGGEEFGVPIKAVQDIDDARTVETVDGNPVIPSSDSPVPVVELAERLETPESSDPDDGMVIRIRDDVRSVALHCDVVHGQQEVVIKPFEGFMGGLPGLSGATVRGRGEVVTILDVNTL; translated from the coding sequence ATGAGTGAGTACTGGACGGACTTCGCCCAGGAGAGCGACGAACAGATCACGGAACTGAACAACTCCCTGCTCACGCTCGAGCGAGACCCGGACGACGACGACGCGATGGAGGCCATCTTCCGGACCGCTCACACCCTCAAGGGGAACTGCGGCGCGATGGGTCTCGCCCGTGCGAGCGACCTCGCACACGCCATCGAGGAGGTCCTCGATGCCGTCCGACGGGACGACCTCGAGATTACGCCCGAGGTCATGGACGCCATCTTCGACGGCGTCGACGAACTCGAGGCGATGCTCGAGGAAGCACCCCCGAACGGCGAAATCGATCGCGATCCGGCGGCGGAGATCGAGACGCTCCGGAGCTTTCTGGACGGTTCGACGACGAGGACGAGCGAGGACGTTTCGACGCCGACGGATGCCGAAATCGACGACATCCTGGCCCGGTTCGATCCCCCGCAGGACGCCGACCACGACGCGTTTCTCGTTCGGCTCGCGATCACCGACGACCCACGGGTCAACAACGGCCAACTCGTCGTCGAGGCGCTCGTCGACGCGTTCGACCTCGTCGGAACTGCCCCTTCTCGCGAGGCGATCGAAAACGGCGAGTACGGCACGGCCTTCGACGCCGTATTCGGAAGCGCCGTTGGCAAGGACGCGATCAGTGCGGCCCTCGAGCCGGTCGTTGCGGTCGACGCGTTCGAGATCGTCGAAGTGACGGACCGGCTCGTGTCGAGCAGTGACACGCCCGGTCTCGGGGCCAACGCAGTCGACGCGGTCGACGAGTCGCTCACCGCAGACGACGTCGAGGGCCTTTCCTCGACCGACGCGCAGAACCTCTCGGTCGACGAACTGCTCGAGGAGTTCGACGAGTTCGACGATCTCGACGCGATGGTCGAGGAGGTCGAGGGCGAGGACCTCGATGCGTTCGACGAGATGGGCGATGCGGGGTCGTTCGACGACCTGCTCGGCGAATCGGCATCGGCGGACGCCCCACCGGAAGGCGACGCCGACGATTCGGAGGCGGAATCGGGCCCCACCGACAGGGCTATCGCCGCCGAGTCAGCGGATGCGGAGTCCGCGAGCGGTGGCGGTGTGGACGATCGCGAAGAGGTAGCCGACGCTGACGATGCTGACGACGCCGACGACGCCAGTGCGGTGTTCGCCGAACTCAAAAACGAGGTCGAGATGGTCGGCTTCGACGAACTCCAGGACGAACTCGAGGAACTCGAGTTCGACGAGTTCGACAGCGACGACGAGGTCGACATGGACGAATTGCTCGGCGACGACGTCGACGTCGACGACAATAGTTTCCTCGAGGTCGAAGACGAGTTCGGGGCCGAATTTGACGAAGAGTTCGACGACGTGGACCTCGGGAGCGACGCCGAGGAGACCAGTGATGAGGGCGTCGAACGGACGGACGCCGATAGCGAGGTGGCGGCCGCCAAGTCGTCCGACCTGGACGACGCTCCGGTGGAGCTGTCGTCGGATGTGGGTGTGGAATCGGATGCGGAAGCACAGTCAGATGAGGAGACGGAGACGGGAACGGAGACGGGTTCGACACCGGCTGGCGCCGACGACTCGATCGTCCCAACTGACGACGACTTCGAGGCGTTCGCGTTCGACGATGCGGACCTCGACCTGGACGCGGACGACAGCGCCGCAGAACAACCCGTCGAGGCGTCCGACACCGATTCGCTCGAGCCGCGAGCGACGGACGCCGAGGGAGCCGACGAACTCGAGGAGGCCGACGTTGCCGCCCTCGACGGCGTCGACTTCGGTGAAACGGACGACGGGACGGACGATTCCGAATCGAGTTTCGGCGACGATTCCGCAGTTGACGATTCTGGAACGGATCGGGATGTCGAGGGTGTTGCTCTCGAGGATGAGGATCTGGACCTCGAAGACGAGGAAATGAGCCTCGAAGATGATGCTCTGGGCTTGGAGGATGAGGATCTGGACCTCGAGAACGACCTGGGACTCGAGTCGATCGATCGAGACGAAGTCGAGGACGACTTCGCGGTCGACTTCGGATTCGATCCGGTCGACGATTCGGCACTCGAGGACGAACAGGACGTCTCGTTGGACGACTCGGCGCTCGAGGCCGACGTCGACGTCGATGAGGACCACGACCACGACCTGGACGGAGACCTCGAGACGCCGGACGATACCGCGTTCGTGGGCGACCAGCCGGCACCGACGGCGTTCGACGTCGACGCGGATGCGGACGACGCGTACGCGTTCGAGGACGACGGTGGACTCGAGGCGTCTGCGATGGACGCCGACGACCTCGAGGACTTCGACGATTTCGATACTCTCGATGACCTTGGCGACGCCGACGACCTTGGCGATCCCGACGATCTCGACGTCGAAGCCGTCGACTCCGCTCCGGGGGATGGCATCGCGGCCGGTGCGGACGCGTCGAGTACCGCTGCGTTCGGCGCTGCAGAGAACAGAGACGGTGGGGACGCGACCGCCGCGGAATCAAACCGCGTCTACGAGGACGTTCCGACGATGCCGATTCCGGACGTCGGCGTGCCCGAAACGGACGAGGAGGCGGATTCGGAATCGAACGCCGAGCAGGCGCAGTCGATCCGCGTCGACATCGATCAGGTCGACACGCTCCTCAACCTCGTCGAGGGACTCGTCACCGCCCGTGTTCGCCTCCGTCACACCATCGAGCAGGACGACGACCCGAAGACGCTGCGTCGAGAGCTCGACGACCTGGACGACATCACCGCCGAACTCCAGGACACGGTGATGGACGTCCGACTGGTCCCTCTCGAGACGGTCGCCAACCGATTGCCCCGGACGGTTCGGGACATCGCGCGCGACCAGGACAAGGCAGTCACTTTCGAGACCGAGGGCGAGTCGGTCGAACTCGACCGCAGTATCCTCGACCGGATCGGCGACCCGCTCATCCACCTGGTTCGGAACGCGGTCGATCACGGTATCGAGGCGCCGTCGGTCCGTGAGGAGGTCGGAAAACCCCGTGAGGGGACGGTCCGACTCACGGCCGAGCGGGCCCGCGACCGCGTGCAGATTCGGATTCACGACGACGGTCGCGGCCTCGACGCCGAGGAGTTGCGAGAGGCGGCCGTCGACGCCGACGTCCTCGCGGCCGACGAGGCCGCGGACCTGGACGACGACGAGGTCTACGACCTGGTGTTCCACCCCGGTCTCTCGACGGCGACGGAGGTGACGGACGTGAGCGGCCGTGGCGTCGGGATGGACGTCGTCAAGCGGACGATCGAGGACCTCGACGGCACCGTCTCGGTCGACAGCGACCCCGGCGAGGGGACGACGATCACGATGGAACTCCCCGTGACGGTCGCCATCGCCGACGTCCTGTTCTTCGAGATCGGCGGCGAGGAGTTCGGCGTCCCGATCAAGGCCGTCCAGGACATCGACGACGCGCGGACCGTCGAGACCGTCGATGGCAATCCGGTGATTCCCTCGAGCGACTCGCCCGTTCCCGTCGTGGAACTCGCGGAGCGACTCGAGACGCCGGAGTCGTCCGACCCCGACGACGGAATGGTGATCCGAATCCGGGACGACGTCCGGTCGGTCGCCCTTCACTGCGACGTCGTCCATGGACAACAGGAGGTCGTCATCAAGCCGTTCGAGGGGTTCATGGGTGGGCTTCCAGGTTTGAGCGGGGCGACGGTTCGTGGCCGGGGGGAAGTGGTTACGATCCTCGACGTCAATACACTATGA